A stretch of Roseibium porphyridii DNA encodes these proteins:
- the tssC gene encoding type VI secretion system contractile sheath large subunit: protein MSNTDTSAQTSGAAAGEVAGEKSPEEFASILKQNFRIKNENDTANELVDNAMSTFLSEALTDQALIKDDVYDTIDEMIAKLDEKLTEQVNEIIHAPEFQTLESAWRGLDYLVHQSETDATLKLQFLNISKKELAGVFKSYRGAKWDQSPLFKQIYEAEFGQLGGQPYGCLVGDYEFSYEPQDITVLRGMAKIASAAHAPFLAAANPQLMQMDDWTELPAKRDLSKIFDTEIHAQWRTLRESEDARYLGLTMPRVLARQPYGAKSDPVEEFAFEEEFGEDTHQNYAWMNSAYAMAANVNRAYKEYGWTVRIRGVESGGLVEDLPTHVFETDDGGVDQKCPAEVAISDRREHEISRLGLIPLIHRKNTDQAAFLGAQSVFKPRQFSGPDGKDATASDNLSARLPYMFATTRFAHYLKVMVRNKIGSTKEAAQLQRWLNDWIMDYVDGDPDNSTEETKARKPLREAKVTIVADEENPGYYRAQFFLRPHYQLEGMDIGMSLASRIPQDAS from the coding sequence ATGAGCAACACTGATACAAGCGCCCAAACGAGCGGCGCAGCAGCGGGCGAAGTCGCGGGTGAAAAAAGCCCAGAAGAATTTGCCTCTATCTTGAAGCAGAATTTCCGCATCAAGAACGAGAACGACACCGCCAACGAACTCGTCGACAACGCCATGTCGACCTTCCTTTCGGAAGCACTTACCGACCAGGCGCTCATAAAGGATGATGTCTATGACACCATCGATGAGATGATCGCAAAGCTGGACGAGAAGCTGACGGAACAGGTGAATGAGATCATTCACGCGCCTGAGTTCCAGACGCTGGAGAGTGCCTGGCGTGGACTTGACTATCTGGTTCACCAGTCCGAGACGGACGCGACCCTGAAGCTTCAGTTCCTGAATATCTCTAAAAAGGAACTGGCAGGTGTCTTCAAGAGTTACCGTGGTGCCAAGTGGGACCAGAGCCCGCTGTTCAAGCAGATCTATGAAGCTGAGTTCGGTCAGCTTGGCGGCCAGCCATACGGGTGCCTTGTTGGTGACTACGAGTTCTCCTACGAGCCGCAGGACATCACCGTATTGCGCGGCATGGCAAAGATTGCATCAGCGGCTCACGCGCCGTTCCTTGCAGCAGCCAATCCGCAACTGATGCAAATGGATGACTGGACTGAACTTCCCGCAAAACGGGATCTATCCAAGATTTTCGATACGGAGATCCACGCACAATGGCGGACTTTGCGGGAATCGGAAGATGCTCGCTATCTGGGCCTGACCATGCCTCGCGTACTGGCGCGGCAGCCCTATGGTGCAAAGTCCGACCCGGTTGAAGAGTTCGCGTTCGAGGAAGAGTTCGGTGAAGACACTCACCAGAACTACGCCTGGATGAACTCGGCCTATGCAATGGCTGCCAATGTCAACCGCGCCTACAAGGAATACGGCTGGACAGTTCGTATCCGCGGCGTGGAAAGCGGCGGCCTTGTGGAAGACCTACCAACGCACGTATTTGAGACAGATGACGGTGGTGTCGACCAGAAATGCCCGGCCGAAGTTGCGATCTCCGATCGCCGTGAACACGAGATTTCCCGTTTGGGACTGATCCCGCTGATCCACCGCAAGAACACGGACCAGGCTGCCTTCCTGGGCGCACAGTCCGTCTTCAAACCGCGGCAGTTCTCGGGCCCGGACGGCAAGGATGCAACCGCATCGGACAATCTGTCCGCGCGTCTGCCCTACATGTTCGCGACCACGCGTTTTGCCCATTACCTGAAGGTCATGGTGCGCAACAAGATTGGTTCGACCAAAGAAGCAGCACAGCTGCAACGTTGGCTGAACGACTGGATCATGGACTATGTCGATGGTGATCCTGACAATTCAACCGAGGAAACCAAAGCGCGTAAGCCGCTGAGGGAAGCCAAGGTGACCATTGTCGCTGACGAGGAAAACCCGGGCTACTACAGAGCTCAGTTCTTCCTGCGTCCACACTATCAGCTGGAAGGCATGGACATTGGCATGAGCCTGGCGTCCCGCATTCCGCAAGACGCAAGCTGA
- the tssB gene encoding type VI secretion system contractile sheath small subunit yields MAKSSGQSFIKRNRPPRVHIFYEDPFDAEEKVELPFVMGIMADLSGDSPGVEKPDIDDRKLLDIDMDNFTKRMEAIEPGTSFTVKDKLSGEDNSKMSVQLRFKSMDDFTPGKVAEQVPALNKLLEARRSLAALRTMMDGRVQAISQLEELTRDPALMQALAQKIEADKAKSPDGADKGDDTEEA; encoded by the coding sequence ATGGCAAAGAGTAGCGGGCAAAGCTTTATTAAGCGCAATAGACCTCCCCGGGTCCATATTTTTTATGAAGATCCCTTTGATGCAGAAGAGAAAGTAGAACTTCCCTTCGTGATGGGCATTATGGCCGACCTGTCCGGCGATAGTCCTGGTGTCGAAAAACCGGATATCGATGATCGCAAACTTCTCGACATCGACATGGACAACTTCACCAAGCGCATGGAAGCCATCGAGCCTGGCACGTCCTTCACTGTAAAAGACAAACTGTCTGGTGAAGACAATTCCAAGATGAGCGTTCAACTCCGCTTCAAGAGCATGGACGATTTTACTCCGGGTAAAGTTGCCGAACAGGTTCCGGCGCTCAACAAGCTTCTGGAAGCACGTCGCAGTCTTGCAGCGCTGCGCACCATGATGGATGGACGCGTACAGGCTATCTCTCAGCTGGAAGAACTGACACGGGATCCGGCATTGATGCAGGCTCTTGCTCAGAAAATCGAAGCCGACAAGGCAAAGTCACCCGACGGTGCAGACAAAGGCGACGATACGGAGGAGGCGTAA
- a CDS encoding ImpA family type VI secretion system protein — MNFDPEVYGTEVSPGAGCGPDLYDTEPAFAALMDSCEEMLPERFSEFDRSEIEFTDLFKQMDGFLKQSRDLRLLVLMAQLGLLNGQLHVFANAVRIIRRLVENHWSQVNPDDADFDHMERLGALEALNNRPTVILPLEAAPLLKTRRSGPISYRAIQIALGEETARADEHTISLGAIDAALTSGELEQDVIDEVLKDLADLPDDLQGIADACTEKLKESEAKASPPDYEKLITLVRDMGRELNVRLGKLSPEDAASEDTEEADGQDTVQDQVSSGPADIKNAAQAKLILDAVEEYFASREPSHPALFLVREARGLVGKSYLDALKILMPRRFDEVSLILGASGLQLSNDRLVDLNDGSDHDLGDIDDFSVLVVENRNDAMKGIAAVKGYYTSHEPTSPIPLLLDEAQNMSAGSFAGLLNLFLRPEDD, encoded by the coding sequence ATGAATTTTGATCCGGAAGTCTACGGCACCGAAGTATCACCCGGCGCTGGATGTGGTCCCGACCTTTACGATACGGAGCCGGCATTTGCCGCGCTCATGGACTCTTGCGAAGAAATGCTTCCTGAACGGTTTAGCGAGTTTGACCGTTCTGAAATTGAATTCACCGATCTCTTCAAACAAATGGACGGCTTTCTGAAGCAGTCCCGCGATCTTCGCCTGTTGGTGCTGATGGCGCAGCTGGGTCTGCTCAACGGACAACTTCATGTATTTGCAAATGCAGTGCGGATCATTCGAAGGCTGGTCGAAAACCATTGGTCGCAGGTCAATCCTGACGACGCGGACTTCGATCACATGGAACGCCTAGGTGCACTCGAAGCGCTCAACAATCGACCGACCGTGATACTTCCACTTGAGGCCGCTCCGCTATTGAAGACGCGTCGCAGCGGACCAATCAGCTATCGTGCCATTCAGATCGCTCTGGGCGAAGAGACGGCAAGAGCGGACGAACACACAATTTCTCTGGGCGCCATCGACGCCGCGCTTACATCCGGTGAATTGGAACAGGATGTCATTGACGAAGTTCTGAAAGACCTGGCCGACCTGCCAGACGACCTTCAAGGCATTGCAGACGCCTGCACGGAGAAGCTGAAAGAAAGCGAAGCGAAGGCCAGTCCTCCGGATTATGAGAAGCTGATCACGCTTGTTCGCGACATGGGTCGCGAGTTGAATGTTCGCCTCGGAAAACTTTCTCCTGAAGATGCCGCAAGTGAGGACACGGAAGAAGCCGATGGGCAAGACACTGTCCAGGATCAGGTGTCATCAGGGCCTGCTGACATTAAGAATGCTGCTCAGGCAAAACTGATACTGGATGCTGTGGAAGAGTATTTTGCATCGCGTGAGCCGTCTCACCCTGCCCTTTTTCTTGTCCGGGAAGCACGTGGCCTCGTTGGCAAATCCTATCTGGATGCGCTGAAGATCCTGATGCCTCGCCGATTTGACGAAGTGTCTCTCATTCTTGGAGCAAGCGGGTTGCAGCTCTCCAACGACCGACTGGTCGATCTGAATGACGGCAGCGATCACGATCTGGGCGATATCGACGATTTTTCTGTCCTGGTTGTTGAAAACAGGAACGACGCGATGAAGGGCATCGCGGCGGTCAAGGGATATTATACGTCCCACGAACCGACGAGCCCGATCCCGTTGTTGTTGGACGAAGCCCAGAATATGAGCGCGGGATCCTTTGCTGGATTGCTCAATCTGTTCTTGCGGCCTGAAGACGATTGA
- the tssF gene encoding type VI secretion system baseplate subunit TssF, with product MNREFLDLYNQELTYLREQGVAFAEAYPAVAERLGGLLEDRSDPMLSGLLEGTAFLAARVQLKMKHEFSEFTSNLFEQLYPTALAPIPSMVLARVKPKYGDANLRNGIKIARHAPMEAVFRERRGEVRCRFTLCAPITMTPLELTDAKYLSSAAQISGLGAEMAEDKRARAGLSITLTHRMAEDPENEVSAEEAQKKPEYQVAGCRINELPIRLVGPMDLAAKVYEQIFGHTIALYLRTEDSYGQATLHRVPVNAIEQLGFDEEDALLHNDRRLFVGFDHIRDYFNFPRSFLGFRLTGLRRYLDRINAKSFELVFVFDEAETRLPAHVEHKIFALHTAPAVNLFERQTDRVPIKKGQHEFAVIADRTRPLDYEVHAVTEVNAHFSGGQKRAVEPLYSVAPDTEKAGHEWFYTIRRLPRRQSSSELRRMQPSPYIGTETFISISSGAQATALLQSGDKRLAELSLKVMASNRSLAADLPVGSNPDKAAVGDFRILEDVSLKVDCVAGPTAPRPPLLSYNERLGEDGHSGAIAWRLINILALNHTGLVHDAAGEDGRSFRDLLSVFAPLSDNASDRQAQSVRSVSTRPVVRRLQQKSGTGVARGLEITITLDDKAFEGASAFLMGAVLDRFLAEYASINHFTQCVIATTERGTIMKWPPRIGAKGIL from the coding sequence ATGAACCGGGAATTTCTAGATCTTTACAATCAGGAGCTCACCTATCTGCGTGAACAGGGTGTCGCCTTCGCTGAGGCATATCCGGCTGTTGCAGAACGGCTTGGCGGCCTTCTGGAAGACAGATCCGATCCGATGCTTTCAGGCTTGCTGGAAGGCACCGCGTTTCTGGCAGCGCGCGTCCAGTTGAAGATGAAGCACGAGTTTTCAGAGTTCACTTCCAATCTTTTTGAACAGCTCTATCCAACCGCGCTTGCTCCAATACCTTCGATGGTGCTTGCCCGGGTAAAGCCAAAATACGGCGACGCGAACCTGCGCAACGGTATCAAGATCGCGCGCCATGCCCCCATGGAAGCCGTTTTCCGGGAACGGAGGGGTGAAGTCAGGTGCCGTTTTACGCTGTGCGCGCCGATCACGATGACCCCTCTTGAACTTACAGATGCCAAATATCTGAGTTCCGCGGCCCAAATCTCTGGTCTCGGCGCCGAAATGGCCGAAGACAAACGTGCGCGCGCAGGCCTTTCGATCACCCTCACCCACCGCATGGCGGAGGATCCTGAAAATGAGGTCTCGGCGGAAGAAGCGCAGAAGAAACCTGAATATCAGGTTGCGGGCTGCAGGATAAACGAGCTGCCGATCCGCCTGGTCGGCCCGATGGATCTTGCTGCAAAAGTGTATGAGCAGATCTTCGGACACACAATCGCGCTTTATCTGAGAACAGAAGACTCATACGGTCAGGCCACCCTTCACCGGGTCCCCGTAAATGCTATCGAGCAACTCGGGTTTGATGAAGAAGACGCGCTTTTGCATAATGACCGCCGCCTTTTCGTCGGCTTCGACCACATTCGCGACTATTTCAACTTCCCGCGCAGTTTCCTGGGCTTCCGCCTCACTGGCCTGCGTCGCTATCTCGACCGGATCAATGCGAAGTCCTTTGAACTCGTCTTCGTGTTCGACGAAGCGGAAACCCGTTTGCCTGCGCATGTCGAGCACAAGATTTTCGCTCTACACACCGCACCGGCTGTCAATCTGTTCGAACGACAGACCGATCGCGTTCCGATCAAGAAAGGCCAGCATGAATTTGCGGTCATTGCGGACAGAACACGTCCACTGGACTACGAGGTGCACGCAGTTACAGAAGTGAATGCCCACTTCTCGGGCGGACAGAAACGGGCTGTGGAACCGCTTTATAGCGTTGCTCCCGATACCGAGAAGGCAGGACATGAGTGGTTCTACACCATACGTCGCTTGCCGCGCAGACAGTCCTCATCGGAACTCCGGCGCATGCAGCCAAGCCCATACATTGGGACCGAGACTTTCATTTCCATTTCCAGCGGCGCTCAGGCAACGGCCCTTTTGCAAAGTGGCGACAAGCGGCTGGCGGAGCTCTCATTGAAGGTGATGGCATCGAACCGCTCGCTTGCGGCAGATCTTCCGGTCGGGTCCAATCCCGACAAGGCGGCCGTCGGCGATTTCCGCATTCTTGAGGATGTCAGCCTGAAAGTCGATTGTGTCGCCGGCCCAACCGCACCAAGGCCGCCGTTGCTGTCATACAATGAACGCCTTGGTGAAGATGGGCATTCCGGAGCAATCGCCTGGAGGCTCATCAATATCCTGGCGCTCAACCACACCGGACTGGTGCACGATGCGGCTGGAGAAGATGGAAGATCTTTCCGTGACCTTTTGAGCGTCTTTGCCCCGTTGTCTGACAACGCCTCCGACCGTCAGGCCCAGTCGGTTCGCTCAGTCTCAACCCGTCCGGTTGTTCGAAGGCTTCAGCAGAAGTCAGGCACCGGCGTTGCCAGGGGTCTGGAGATCACGATCACGCTGGATGACAAGGCATTCGAAGGAGCGAGCGCCTTTCTGATGGGAGCTGTGCTTGATCGGTTCCTTGCAGAATATGCGTCCATCAATCACTTCACCCAATGCGTAATTGCCACCACCGAACGTGGAACGATCATGAAATGGCCGCCAAGGATCGGCGCAAAGGGGATCCTATGA
- the tssG gene encoding type VI secretion system baseplate subunit TssG, which yields MSGKDDKSTRGKKKKPDRKPAADKTVVQIGAQKPADWQAAEESTDVQQDSVETLTLDPADLETPWPETAPVHNESVFQEKTETPRDAATDPVSNEPDKTVISAKHQDTAKPQEDSREPEQKSTSEDVPDQSNGDTVEPLAAPSDQQSDLDAEPVPNEEPRIEVPVQQQYASLLAALSARIEKHPGGHDLLAVLRMLEGQTAPGAQAPAGMNPKKKADEPAPPRIGKSRRSMEDIVRFGQDPSSEYAPSTIERATRDADGGLVLLERFLGMLGPHGALPAAYTDEAIMRGLRGEDSFPRFLDVFNNRFVQLFYRAWADARPIVQHDRPDDDRFLAYLGAPIGIGSPIFRDLDHIDDRLKLLYAGLTSAKTKSAARLKALITGVFGVEVEIDQCVGTWLHLDKDDQLSLGGFGPGGAGQLGADTIVGAKVYSVSDKIRIRIFTSSLEEYRKFLPPTRTKPNLWTEKLFDLIDFYLGLEIEYEIELALPKRCASAVQMNSSSSATLGHIGWLKPPSSEETDEEKFEFEDEEMLTDTRFRPVRRHTTVYQ from the coding sequence ATGAGCGGCAAGGACGACAAAAGCACACGCGGGAAAAAGAAAAAGCCTGACCGGAAACCTGCCGCGGACAAGACGGTTGTTCAAATCGGGGCGCAAAAACCGGCTGATTGGCAAGCAGCCGAAGAGAGTACCGACGTTCAGCAAGATAGTGTTGAAACGCTTACGCTTGATCCCGCTGACCTGGAAACACCCTGGCCAGAAACAGCACCTGTTCACAACGAAAGCGTTTTTCAGGAAAAAACCGAAACGCCGCGCGACGCAGCCACAGATCCTGTGTCCAATGAGCCCGATAAAACTGTCATCAGTGCAAAGCACCAGGATACTGCCAAGCCACAGGAAGACAGCCGCGAACCGGAACAGAAATCCACCTCAGAAGATGTTCCTGACCAAAGCAATGGTGACACGGTGGAGCCGCTCGCGGCGCCGTCTGACCAACAGTCTGACCTGGACGCAGAGCCGGTCCCGAACGAAGAACCGAGAATAGAAGTTCCCGTTCAGCAGCAATATGCATCTCTTCTGGCCGCATTAAGTGCCCGTATCGAAAAACATCCTGGTGGTCATGACCTCTTGGCGGTGCTGCGTATGCTCGAGGGGCAAACCGCACCCGGCGCGCAAGCTCCGGCAGGCATGAATCCGAAGAAAAAGGCTGATGAACCCGCCCCACCCCGGATCGGAAAAAGCCGCAGATCCATGGAAGACATTGTTCGTTTTGGGCAAGATCCTTCCAGCGAATATGCTCCATCAACGATTGAACGTGCTACGCGCGATGCTGATGGTGGACTAGTGCTGCTGGAGCGTTTCCTGGGTATGCTCGGGCCTCACGGTGCGTTGCCGGCTGCTTATACCGACGAAGCCATCATGCGCGGCCTGCGTGGCGAGGACAGTTTTCCGCGCTTTCTCGATGTCTTCAACAATCGCTTTGTTCAGCTGTTTTATCGTGCATGGGCCGACGCACGCCCGATTGTCCAACACGACCGACCCGACGATGACCGTTTCCTTGCCTATCTGGGAGCGCCAATCGGGATCGGTTCGCCGATTTTCCGCGACCTCGACCATATCGATGATCGCCTCAAGCTTCTTTATGCAGGCCTGACATCTGCAAAGACGAAAAGCGCCGCCCGCCTTAAGGCGCTGATCACCGGCGTTTTTGGCGTAGAAGTCGAAATTGATCAATGTGTCGGCACCTGGCTGCACCTGGACAAGGACGACCAACTCAGCCTCGGCGGTTTTGGTCCGGGGGGCGCTGGACAGTTGGGGGCAGACACGATCGTTGGTGCCAAGGTGTACAGCGTCAGTGACAAGATCCGCATAAGGATCTTCACCAGCTCCTTGGAAGAATACCGCAAGTTTTTGCCGCCGACCCGGACAAAGCCAAATCTTTGGACTGAAAAGCTCTTCGATCTGATCGATTTTTATCTCGGTCTGGAAATTGAATACGAGATCGAATTGGCCCTGCCCAAACGATGTGCTTCTGCGGTTCAGATGAACAGCAGCAGTTCTGCAACATTGGGGCACATTGGCTGGCTGAAGCCCCCTTCCTCAGAGGAAACAGACGAGGAAAAGTTCGAGTTTGAAGATGAGGAAATGCTGACCGACACCCGTTTCCGGCCTGTGCGCCGCCATACTACCGTCTATCAATAG
- the tssE gene encoding type VI secretion system baseplate subunit TssE translates to MAKSTVKMHSPLMWAFRAMDDPDYKAAQAKQKEAEKGRNLKSGRRLSRSYGVSEHTLLAEVRRDLQALLNTVNLNSTQDLSDYPEVENSILNYGLPDLSVHVVDTIRINQLAEDIRQALIRFEPRMDPRTLQVVRDESDSSETFKVRFLIKAEIRCDPVRVGSEFVADVDPAFGRIKIVGAAG, encoded by the coding sequence ATGGCTAAATCGACCGTGAAAATGCATTCTCCGCTGATGTGGGCTTTTCGGGCCATGGATGACCCGGACTACAAGGCTGCTCAAGCGAAGCAAAAGGAAGCTGAAAAGGGCCGTAATCTCAAATCCGGCCGACGGCTTTCACGCTCCTACGGTGTTTCTGAACATACCTTGCTCGCCGAAGTTCGCCGGGACCTTCAAGCGCTTTTGAACACGGTCAATCTGAATTCGACCCAGGATCTCTCCGATTACCCCGAAGTCGAAAACTCAATTCTGAATTATGGCTTGCCTGATTTGTCAGTCCATGTGGTCGACACAATCAGGATCAACCAACTTGCCGAGGATATCCGGCAGGCACTCATTCGTTTTGAGCCACGAATGGACCCGCGTACGCTCCAAGTTGTGCGCGATGAAAGCGACAGTAGCGAAACCTTCAAGGTGCGTTTTTTGATTAAGGCAGAAATCCGGTGCGATCCGGTGCGCGTGGGCAGTGAATTCGTCGCGGATGTCGATCCTGCCTTCGGCCGAATTAAGATAGTTGGGGCGGCTGGATGA
- a CDS encoding OmpA family protein gives MTPKTNQPLRHAPLQNSLRHSLCAGVLALAIITLPGGFEPAAAQDPTYSAEEVSKHFKQLKTRSLKPTGATRALCIGTRDECNPNASNEGGGQVAVSPEGSAETETAETLVVDPETQAIDDAFNLLVSFEYASARLSNSAKANLREFAKGINVADLEGAKFVIEGHTDGIGSISYNQRLSEDRAQAVTQFLISLGVSQNRLKTVAYGESRPKVADINDPANRRVESKLVLE, from the coding sequence GTGACCCCGAAGACCAACCAACCGCTGAGACATGCGCCTCTGCAAAACAGCTTGAGACATTCCTTATGTGCAGGTGTTCTCGCACTTGCCATAATCACACTACCAGGCGGGTTCGAACCGGCCGCTGCGCAAGACCCGACCTATTCCGCTGAAGAAGTCAGCAAACACTTCAAGCAGCTGAAAACCCGTTCTTTGAAACCGACTGGCGCAACGCGCGCGCTATGCATCGGCACGCGTGACGAATGCAATCCCAACGCTTCCAATGAAGGCGGTGGTCAGGTTGCGGTGTCGCCTGAAGGATCCGCAGAAACAGAAACAGCAGAAACGCTGGTCGTTGATCCGGAAACCCAAGCAATCGATGACGCATTCAATCTGCTTGTTTCCTTTGAATACGCCTCTGCGCGTTTGAGCAATTCCGCGAAGGCCAACCTGCGTGAATTTGCCAAGGGCATAAATGTTGCCGATTTGGAAGGTGCAAAGTTTGTCATCGAAGGCCACACCGACGGCATCGGCTCCATATCCTATAATCAGCGACTGTCTGAAGATCGGGCGCAAGCCGTTACTCAGTTCCTGATTTCACTCGGAGTGAGCCAGAACCGCCTCAAGACGGTGGCTTATGGCGAATCGCGGCCGAAGGTTGCCGATATCAATGACCCGGCCAACCGTCGTGTAGAGAGCAAGCTGGTTCTCGAATAA
- a CDS encoding Hcp family type VI secretion system effector, whose protein sequence is MAVDFFLKLDGINGESQDKSHKDEIDVLSWSWGASQSGTTHMGGGSGSGKAFFQDLSITKYVDKSTPVFLQHVSTGKHIAKGTLFVRKAAGDSPLEYIKLEMKDIIVTNVSTGGSGSDDRITESATLNFGEYKFIYTEQKPDGSKGAAPEFAWDIAANEKK, encoded by the coding sequence ATGGCTGTCGATTTTTTTCTGAAACTTGATGGAATCAATGGTGAATCTCAGGACAAGTCCCACAAGGACGAAATTGATGTGTTGTCCTGGTCCTGGGGAGCGTCCCAGTCCGGTACCACGCATATGGGTGGTGGCTCCGGCTCCGGTAAGGCTTTCTTCCAGGATTTGAGCATTACCAAGTATGTCGACAAATCGACACCGGTTTTTCTTCAGCATGTGTCCACCGGCAAGCACATTGCCAAGGGTACGCTGTTCGTCCGCAAAGCAGCTGGCGATAGCCCACTGGAATACATCAAGCTGGAAATGAAGGACATCATCGTCACCAACGTCTCGACCGGTGGCAGTGGTTCCGACGACCGGATCACGGAAAGCGCAACGCTCAACTTTGGTGAATACAAGTTCATCTACACCGAGCAGAAGCCGGATGGCTCCAAAGGCGCGGCTCCAGAGTTTGCATGGGACATCGCTGCAAACGAAAAGAAGTAA